From a region of the Geitlerinema sp. PCC 9228 genome:
- a CDS encoding STAS domain-containing protein encodes MPDPLNLTVSLRGTRDVRENCQIIRLTGLLDAFSEPTFQKVMEKCIQDKPVNIILDLSKIDFVDSSGLGALVQTVKKAQDAGGTVQIVSNARVTQTVKLVRLENFLSLQSSVEDALKNLEQQ; translated from the coding sequence ATTCCCGATCCGCTGAACCTGACTGTGAGCTTACGAGGAACTCGCGATGTCAGGGAAAACTGTCAAATTATCCGCCTCACGGGTTTGTTGGATGCTTTTTCCGAACCAACCTTCCAAAAGGTCATGGAAAAATGCATTCAGGATAAACCTGTGAATATAATCTTAGATTTATCGAAAATTGATTTTGTAGATAGTTCTGGATTAGGTGCACTTGTGCAAACGGTCAAAAAGGCACAAGATGCCGGCGGTACCGTACAAATCGTTAGCAACGCACGGGTAACCCAAACTGTTAAGTTGGTGCGTTTGGAAAACTTCCTCTCGTTGCAATCTTCCGTAGAAGATGCTTTGAAGAACCTGGAACAGCAGTGA
- the carA gene encoding glutamine-hydrolyzing carbamoyl-phosphate synthase small subunit codes for MPILEAQPAILVLADGSVYRGWSFGAKGTALGEVVFNTGMTGYQEVLTDPSYCGQIVTFTYPELGNTGVNPDDEESSRVQVKAAVARNICRRPSNWRSTQSLPDYLQQQHVVGIYGVDTRAITRKIRTVGAMNGAVSTEILNANELLVELQSAPEMVGLNLVPQVTTQDTYEWSEPTQSVWEFRPPPQTESDGERPLTVVAIDFGVKRNILRRLASYGCRVVVVPANASAEEILQYDPDGIFLSNGPGDPAAVSEGITTAKELLNTQKPMFGICLGHQILGLSLGGETFKLKFGHRGLNQPAGLEHRVEITSQNHGFALSADSLGADVEITHLNLNDRTVAGMRHKSLPMFSVQYHPEASPGPHDADYLFEQFIAAMRQNRQEKTAKLG; via the coding sequence ATGCCCATTTTGGAAGCACAACCAGCGATTTTGGTGCTCGCAGACGGATCGGTATACCGGGGTTGGTCGTTTGGTGCCAAAGGAACGGCACTGGGAGAGGTCGTTTTTAACACGGGAATGACTGGCTATCAAGAAGTTTTAACCGATCCCAGTTACTGCGGACAAATTGTTACGTTTACCTATCCGGAATTGGGGAATACTGGTGTCAATCCCGATGACGAAGAATCCTCGCGGGTACAGGTGAAAGCTGCGGTGGCGCGCAATATCTGTCGCCGACCCAGCAACTGGCGGTCTACCCAATCGCTGCCGGACTATTTGCAACAGCAGCATGTGGTTGGTATTTATGGGGTGGATACTCGCGCCATTACCCGCAAGATTCGTACGGTTGGGGCCATGAATGGTGCGGTTTCTACAGAAATTCTCAATGCCAACGAACTGCTGGTGGAATTGCAATCGGCACCGGAAATGGTCGGTTTGAATTTGGTTCCCCAGGTAACCACCCAGGATACCTACGAATGGTCGGAACCCACCCAATCGGTTTGGGAGTTTCGACCTCCGCCGCAAACGGAAAGCGATGGGGAACGACCCCTGACGGTAGTGGCGATTGATTTTGGGGTGAAACGCAATATCCTGCGACGGCTGGCTAGCTACGGCTGTCGGGTGGTTGTGGTGCCTGCCAATGCTTCGGCTGAGGAGATTCTCCAGTACGACCCCGATGGCATTTTCTTGTCTAACGGACCTGGCGACCCGGCGGCGGTTTCGGAAGGCATTACCACGGCGAAGGAATTGCTCAATACCCAAAAACCCATGTTTGGGATTTGTTTGGGACATCAGATTTTGGGACTTTCCCTCGGCGGCGAAACGTTTAAGCTGAAGTTCGGTCACCGGGGGTTGAACCAGCCGGCTGGGTTGGAACATCGGGTGGAAATTACCAGCCAAAACCACGGGTTTGCACTCAGTGCCGATTCTTTGGGTGCGGATGTAGAAATTACCCATTTAAATCTTAACGATCGCACGGTGGCGGGGATGCGGCACAAGTCTCTTCCCATGTTTTCGGTACAGTACCACCCAGAGGCAAGTCCCGGTCCCCACGATGCCGATTATTTGTTCGAGCAGTTTATCGCTGCTATGCGGCAAAATCGCCAGGAAAAAACTGCCAAGTTAGGGTGA